The following proteins are encoded in a genomic region of Burkholderia gladioli:
- a CDS encoding MbtH family protein, translated as MESLFERDDARYQVLVNAAGQHSLWPESLDLPAGWQVALPAGPRREALDYVERHWAGLGADQTA; from the coding sequence ATGGAAAGCCTCTTCGAACGCGACGACGCCCGCTACCAGGTGCTCGTCAATGCCGCCGGCCAGCATTCGCTGTGGCCGGAATCGCTCGACCTGCCGGCCGGCTGGCAGGTCGCGCTGCCGGCCGGCCCGCGCCGCGAGGCGCTCGACTACGTGGAGCGGCATTGGGCCGGGCTGGGGGCCGATCAGACCGCCTGA
- a CDS encoding nuclear transport factor 2 family protein, which produces MTSSTFLLDRPETQLESQDIHLDKPLDGVIRRMFEAIDSRDFARLPDFFHPRVAYERPGYAVIDGLPALTHFYENIRIIAEGRHTVHSVFVSGASAAAACGLFVGRSRSGEPLNEQFCDVYVFEAERIVRRKTFFFRKAI; this is translated from the coding sequence ATGACGAGCAGCACCTTCCTGTTGGACCGACCGGAAACGCAGTTGGAGAGCCAGGACATCCACCTCGACAAGCCGCTCGACGGCGTGATCCGGCGCATGTTCGAGGCCATCGACTCGCGCGACTTCGCGCGTCTGCCGGACTTCTTCCACCCGCGCGTCGCCTACGAGCGGCCCGGTTACGCGGTGATCGACGGCCTGCCGGCGCTGACGCATTTCTACGAGAACATCCGCATCATCGCCGAGGGCCGGCACACCGTGCATTCGGTGTTCGTGTCGGGTGCCAGCGCGGCGGCGGCCTGCGGCCTGTTCGTGGGCCGCTCGCGCAGCGGCGAGCCGCTCAACGAGCAGTTCTGCGACGTCTATGTGTTCGAGGCCGAGCGCATCGTGCGCCGCAAGACCTTCTTCTTCCGCAAGGCCATCTGA